One region of Wyeomyia smithii strain HCP4-BCI-WySm-NY-G18 chromosome 3, ASM2978416v1, whole genome shotgun sequence genomic DNA includes:
- the LOC129730468 gene encoding proteasome activator complex subunit 4A-like isoform X3, whose protein sequence is MKFSKEDHIKFVKLLLELISIPNLEPDKVNKFCYALTVLLRKPEWLSPDDIQIDWRPLYKLSNLILNKNCNKGDLYRCFAKNRNTTNTDTQQSPLAQLLALAKDMGYDVPSMLTERGQILGDAQIPSLETNLQFAIQYCAPYFPRSTTQDILDELLPKLQPLDTGRAIDTFGMLHIFLSCEHDYDLWFDKFITIWDAYHNPPWSIDMMTIFATVGFKNIGYIDWEPYIPTMFARILRSIDFPVSYKSTKSSKLQSLAPQSIAIWIVSVLGPRSSAQQYLGKFMATIESYLHPANMGKWVSMLGEILVQLPKYFFDRLILERYRKHPYRRPIPESHKLTEDCITAFVECLKPVAFQAMYSRMNPQDVGKIFQHLADLRPELIIPTIIDRVYASLDSLTEPHKMTAALQSLIGVSRALVSGHKGYTEGRNHVIPIFFATLPGIDPNDFRKTSITFHFLTSISFLIPIVDCSKAGQHYELTEDERLLCEQTADFESFVLQYMDRIFMLIESSSVDNVRMEQSDSDSMRSKMESISEALVQACTHGILGQCSQDILDASSKKLIDYIKTRLLEPKVAGQLVGCLVRVFARIHGKEVLRSLMPYVIQTIDRYMEDHEDIAEVEKQSDEMLYYMLLLTNMMRGDPKEVVKYVDNVLPILDKLLKFKCKQANKYGSTLLANLMSNLSTMQTLDVKNSPDSFEKPLSQFLPIRSWGEKMPPDGKINWCFPDQTSLKVCEKLMHRYLIPILDNFRKYCADELEISRDDINRDVTIIQSLIRCSNFLPNWDDEEPLKLFDSCLDRKEMKWVVSRGFDDLIINMPDGSNVRKAVIRSISALQRKILEKSEDDIKSLKSILMLYERIFIRKHSNSSFDNQVKNFNNTKKFQTYRLTRFKRDVRAVVATRVIMQQDCRDEMDQPLFSATHLEVMLNLLELSTSHYSSVRATAQSKLFSMLSTFSFSYKFLSDKIVEHLQMDSNEHHERFKGMLFILVSNRRSRIVIKHDWEFLSKVWTSLLQSKLSEKPSVVKLLDAITDVINNEFPTTTTELDVPDGCVQCGLALRTREEPLDLEAGRQARIAKNKKNIQMYYDLVARILTIVENDKLHWRYHYMASSMLYNLVHPLTNYPASVARFAVNNLIHDSLDERKMAICLLNHVLRQQKREHGKIAISPYTIAGLAAEKVPANGSNVTPGYREDNQWLQYDLMKVPKDQKEWDQPRYLYKTDGFFGWSSNFTVYAPSHDQPKLDRTPEEMNESECIVFRFFEQQENVDKFIKFWSLEEKKGRDKFNRNRFCLIKGLMNAFGDLFLDRFLVHLRPLIDDKASESSHRCAAEVMAGIMRGAKHWPYDKTAKMYEQLVPLIRLALNNVTVDTDVYWGTCFATAAENMDPSKQHWLHEVLLEDPLQETTSFIDCNRLYCLQGAFNQHVWRMTSVAKRLLEYLRPYLNHSFQNVRERLGSTLINIFEADLRFNGQRGLELSPKTTDMIDYVMPKLRVLLSEDHPVIVSEKIDAGVEVVTGDTTNKEGSEYEVAVRLFKTVGQWLTCAINRCSNGNEIEYFELLPIACRLERCEQDQELAEICTTLLAMISQALTLAPCMDAALNKISDISKMASWSARRAVIDVLQVLVFYNMTIILSNDQWKAKIQEIVLRLLEDNVVEVREKAAEVLCGLLHCCFLTATEELLELFKEKCRTKMIKAKRLRVAPSCSNDANKNDGLEANAVRARHSGVLGLCAFISAYPYEVPEFVPIVFEHLGAHLNDPQPIPATIRKTMGDFKRTHHDNWELHQLKFTEDQLAVLSDLTIPPSYYA, encoded by the exons ATGAAGTTTTCTAAGGAAGACCATATCAAATTTGTGAAATTGTTATTGGAACTTATCAGCATTCCAAACCTAGAACCAGATAAAGTTAACAAATTTTGCTATGCTCTAACTGTTTTGTTAAG AAAACCAGAATGGCTCAGTCCAGATGACATACAGATCGATTGGCGTCCGCTGTACAAATTGAGTAATCTAATTCTCAACAAAAATTGCAACAAAGGAGATCTTTATCGTTGTTTTGC GAAGAACAGAAACACCACCAACACTGACACGCAACAGTCTCCTCTGGCTCAACTGCTAGCATTGGCGAAGGACATGGGGTACGATGTGCCTTCGATGCTGACCGAACGTGGGCAAATTCTTGGAGATGCACAGATTCC TTCCCTCGAAACCAATCTTCAATTTGCTATTCAATATTGTGCACC CTACTTTCCACGCTCGACAACACAGGACATTCTTGATGAGCTTCTGCCCAAGCTGCAACCGTTGGACACAGGAAGAGCTATCGATACGTTTGGCATGCTGCATATTTTCCTCAGCTGTGAGCACGATTACGACTTGTGGTTCGATAAATTTATAACCATCTGGGATGCATATCACAATCCACCGTGGAGCATTGACATGATGACTATTTTTGCAACGGTTGGCTTCAAGAATATTGGATACATCGACTGGGAACCGTACATCCCGACTATGTTTGCTCGAATACTGCGTTCCATCGATTTTCCTGTTAGTTACAAAAGTACAAAAAGctcaaaacttcaaagtttgGCACCACAATCTATTGCCATTTGGATTGTGTCAGTTCTGGGACCGCGCAGCTCGGCGCAGCAATATTTGGGAAAATTTATGGCTACAATCGAGTCTTATCTGCATCCGGCAAACATGGGTAAATGGGTATCAATGCTAGGAGAGATTCTAGTGCAGCTGCCTAAATATTTCTTCGATCGGTTAATTTTGGAGCGATATCGAAAGCATCCTTATCGGCGACCTATTCCTGAAAGCCATAAATTGACTGAGGATTGTATCACCGCGTTTGTAGAGTGTCTCAAGCCGGTCGCGTTTCAGGCCATGTATTCTAGAATGAATCCACAAGATGTCGGCAAAATTTTCCAGCACTTGGCAGATTTGAGACCGGAACTGATCATTCCCACTATTATTGACCGAGTGTATGCAAGTTTGGATTCATTAACAGAACCGCACAAAATGACTGCCGCTCTACAAAGTCTAATAGGCGTTTCGAGAGCGCTGGTTTCCGGCCACAAAGGGTATACGGAAGGTCGTAATCACGTTATCCCTATCTTCTTTGCTACGCTCCCTGGTATTGACCCCAACGATTTTAGGAAGACATCAATTACATTCCATTTTCTAACATCGATATCTTTCCTCATTCCGATCGTAGACTGTTCAAAAGCCGGACAGCACTACGAGCTGACGGAAGATGAACGGCTGCTTTGTGAGCAAACAGCGGATTTCGAAAGCTTTGTGTTGCAGTATATGGATAGGATATTCATGCTGATTGAAAGTAGTTCGGTTGACAATGTACGGATGGAACAATCGGACTCAGACTCGATGCGATCAAAGATGGAATCGATATCCGAAGCATTGGTTCAGGCGTGTACACATGGGATTTTAGGTCAATGCTCACAGGATATACTTGATGCTTCCTcgaaaaaattgattgattatATCAAAACGCGTCTTTTGGAACCGAAAGTTGCGGGGCAATTAGTGGGATGTTTGGTTCGTGTCTTCGCTCGAATTCATGGAAAGGAAGTGCTGCGGTCGCTGATGCCTTATGTTATACAAACGATCGACAGATATATGGAAGATCATGAAGATATTGCCGAGGTGGAAAAGCAAAGCGACGAAATGCTTTACTACATGCTACTTTTGACTAATATGATGCGCGGAGATCCAAAAGAGGTAGTAAAGTACGTGGATAACGTTCTACCTATTCTGGATAAGCTGCTGAAGTTTAAGTGCAAGCAAGCCAACAAGTACGGGTCAACTTTGCTAGCTAACTTGATGAGCAATCTGTCCACGATGCAAACTCTCGATGTTAAAAATAGTCCAGATAGTTTCGAAAAGCCGTTGTCTCAATTTTTACCGATTCGAAGCTGGGGTGAGAAAATGCCACCGGATGGTAAAATCAATTGGTGTTTTCCGGATCAGACATCGTTGAAAGTGTGTGAAAAATTGATGCACCGTTACTTGATTCCAATTTTGGATAATTTCCGGAAATATTGCGCTGATGAACTGGAGATTTCCCGTGACGATATAAATCGCGATGTTACGATAATCCAGTCATTGATACGGTGTTCCAATTTTCTACCCAATTGGGATGATGAGGAACCGCTGAAGCTGTTTGATTCATGTTTGGATCGGAAGGAGATGAAATGGGTAGTTTCGAGAGGATTTGATGATTTGATAATTAACATGCCGGACGGCTCGAACGTTCGAAAGGCGGTGATACGGTCGATAAGTGCGTTGCAGCGGAAAATCTTAGAAAAATCGGAGGACGATATAAAATCACTTAAGTCGATTTTGATGTTATACGAAAGAATTTTCATCCGGAAACACTCGAACAGCTCTTTTGATAACCAGGTGAAGAATTTTAATAACACCAAAAAATTCCAAACCTATCGTCTTACGCGATTTAAGCGAGATGTTCGCGCGGTTGTCGCAACTAGAGTTATAATGCAACAGGATTGTCGGGATGAAATGGACCAACCGCTGTTTTCAGCAACTCATCTGGAAGTGATGTTAAACCTTTTAGAATTGTCTACTTCTCATTACAGTAGTGTTCGTGCAACAGCTCAGAGTAAACTGTTTAGTATGCTTTCCACTTTTTCATTTAGCTACAAATTTCTGTCAGATAAAATAGTAGAGCATTTGCAGATGGACTCTAATGAACATCACGAACGATTCAAAGGAATGTTGTTCATTTTGGTATCCAATCGTAGATCGCGAATAGTTATCAAACATGACTGGGAATTTCTCAGCAAAGTTTGGACTAGTTTGTTACAATCTAAACTTTCAGAGAAGCCATCAGTAGTAAAATTGTTGGATGCCATAACGGATGTGATCAATAATGAATTTCCCACGACGACTACAGAGCTGGATGTTCCAGACGGCTGTGTTCAGTGTGGATTAGCACTTAGGACTCGCGAGGAACCGTTAGATTTGGAAGCAGGGAGACAAGCACGAAtagcgaaaaataaaaaaaatatacaaatgtATTATGACCTCGTAGCGCGAATCCTCACTATTGTGGAGAACGATAAACTTCACTGGCGATACCATTATATGGCGTCCTCGATGTTATACAATTTGGTACATCCCCTGACGAACTATCCTGCGTCGGTAGCACGATTTGCTGTTAACAATTTGATCCACGATTCGTTGGATGAACGGAAAATGGCAATTTGTTTGCTCAATCACGTATTGCGTCAACAGAAACGTGAACATGGAAAAATTGCTATCAGTCCGTACACTATAGCGGGTCTTGCGGCGGAGAAGGTCCCTGCAAATGGTTCCAATGTAACTCCAGGATACCGGGAAGATAATCAATGGCTTCAGTATGATTTGATGAAGGTGCCAAAAGATCAGAAAGAGTGGGATCAGCCGCGTTATTTATATAAAACGGATGGGTTCTTTGGCTGGAGTAGCAACTTTACTGTTTATGCCCCAAGTCATGACCAACCGAAATTGGACAGAACACCTGAAGAAATGAACGAAAGCGAGTGCAttgtttttcggtttttcgaacaGCAGGAAAACGTAGATAAGTTTATAAAATTTTGGTCGCTGGAAGAAAAGAAAGGTCGCGACAAATTTAACAGAAATCGTTTCTGTCTTATAAAGGGACTGATGAACGCCTTTGGGGATTTATTCCTGGACCGATTCCTGGTACATTTGCGACCACTTATTGATGATAAAGCATCGGAAAGTAGTCATAGGTGTGCCGCTGAGGTGATGGCTGGAATAATGCGAGGGGCTAAACATTGGCCCTACGATAAAACAGCTAAAATGTACGAGCAGCTAGTGCCACTAATAAGACTTGCATTAAACAACGTAACAGTAGATACTGATGTGTACTGGGGAACTTGTTTCGCTACAGCAGCAGAAAACATGGATCCCTCCAAGCAGCACTGGTTGCACGAGGTTCTGCTGGAAGATCCATTACAGGAAACCACAAGTTTCATTGATTGCAATCGGTTATATTGCCTGCAAGGAGCTTTTAATCAACATGTTTGGAGAATGACCAGTGTCGCTAAGCGGCTGCTAGAATATCTTAGGCCGTATCTTAACCATTCTTTCCAAAACGTACGTGAACGGCTAGGTAGTACTCTTATTAACATCTTCGAGGCCGATTTGCGCTTCAACGGCCAGCGGGGATTAGAACTGTCGCCGAAGACGACCGATATGATAGACTATGTAATGCCAAAGCTTAGGGTCCTGCTAAGCGAAGATCACCCGGTGATTGTGTCCGAAAAAATAGACGCGGGTGTTGAAGTTGTCACTGGAGATACAACGAACAAGGAAGGCAGCGAATACGAAGTAGCTGTGAGGCTGTTCAAAACAG TTGGTCAATGGCTCACCTGTGCGATTAACCGTTGTTCCAATGGGAACGAAATCGAGTACTTTGAGTTGTTACCGATTGCTTGCCGACTGGAGCGCTGTGAACAGGATCAGGAGCTCGCAGAAATCTGCACCACCCTACTGGCGATGATTTCCCAAGCACTTACATTGGCGCCATGCATGGATGCTGCTCTGAACAAGATATCCGACATTTCGAAAATGGCATCGTGGTCGGCACGGCGAGCAGTGATCGACGTGCTTCAGGTGTTGGTATTTTACAATATGACAATAATTCTAAGCAATGACCAGTGGAAAGCGAAAATACAAGAAATCGTTCTGCGTTTGTTGGAAGACAATGTTGTGGAGGTGAGGGAGAAAGCAGCTGAGGTTCTTTGCGGCTTACTGCACTGTTGCTTCCTAACGGCTACCGAGGAActcttggaactgtttaaggaAAAATGCCGTACAAAAATGATTAAAGCTAAAAGGTTGAGGGTAGCCCCAAGTTGTTCTAATGATGCAAACAAAAATGACGG atTGGAAGCAAACGCCGTTCGTGCGCGCCATTCCGGTGTTCTCGGACTTTGTGCCTTTATCTCTGCGTATCCGTACGAAGTGCCCGAATTTGTCCCGATCGTATTTGAGCATTTGGGAGCTCATCTAAATGATCCACAGCCGATTCCA GCGACGATACGTAAAACGATGGGTGATTTCAAACGAACACACCATGATAACTGGGAGCTACATCAGCTTAAATTTACTGAAGATCAGCTTGCTGTACTGAGTGATTTGACGATTCCACCATCATATTATGCGTAA